AAAAAGGCCAGCAGCGGCGGGAGAGGGATCAGCCAAATCAATAGTTCTGTTGTCATAAATGCCTCACTAAAACGTTCAAACGCTTCAACATTCTAACGTTGCTACCACTTCATCAGATTAATTTCGTCTGCAACCACACTGGAGCGGCGGCGATAGAGCGAAATCACCAGCGCCAAACCAACGGCAACCTCCGCAGCAGCGACCGCAAAAACTATCACCGCGAAAACCTGACCGGTAATCATTGCCAGGTCGCCATAGCGCCAAAACGCTACCAGATTGATATTGACAGCATTCAGCATCAGCTCAATACCCATTAGGATAGCAATGGCATTTTTGCGGGCTAAAACGCCATATAATCCCAATGAGAAGAGCGCCGCAGCGAATATCAGATACCAGGATAAGGAAATCATAATTATCTCAGCCTCTCTACTTCTTCCAAGCCACAACAATAGAGCCAATCAGCGCTGCCAGTAGCAAAACTGAAGCTACTTCAAAAGGCAGTACATAGGCATTTGGCGATACAAGCACTTCGCCCAATTGAACGACAGGGTCTACTGCAGCATCCATTGCAGGCATCATCATCCCCACCGCTGAT
The DNA window shown above is from Chloroflexota bacterium and carries:
- the nuoK gene encoding NADH-quinone oxidoreductase subunit NuoK, which codes for MISLSWYLIFAAALFSLGLYGVLARKNAIAILMGIELMLNAVNINLVAFWRYGDLAMITGQVFAVIVFAVAAAEVAVGLALVISLYRRRSSVVADEINLMKW